A region from the Xenopus laevis strain J_2021 chromosome 4S, Xenopus_laevis_v10.1, whole genome shotgun sequence genome encodes:
- the gadd45a.S gene encoding growth arrest and DNA damage inducible alpha S homeolog, which yields MTLEEQLSGDQSIGKMESVGNALEEVLHEAKLQRTITIGVYEAAKLLNVDPDNVVLCLLATDDKDNQDVALQIHFTLIQAFCCENDINILRVSNMSRLAEILGGSDKPGEPADLHCILINNPHELQIKDPALKEVICYCKESRYLDQWVPVINLPER from the exons ATGACTCTGGAGGAGCAGCTGTCTGGGGATCAGAGCATTGGAAA GATGGAATCCGTGGGAAATGCATTGGAGGAAGTACTCCATGAAGCCAAACTGCAGAGGACCATCACCATTGGGGTGTACGAGGCTGCAAAACTCCTTAATGT GGACCCAGACAATGTTGTGCTTTGTCTGTTGGCTACTGATGATAAAGACAATCAGGATGTCGCTTTACAGATTCATTTCACCCTGATCCAGGCATTTTGCTGTGAGAATGACATCAACATCCTGAGAGTGAGCAACATGAGTCGGCTGGCCGAGATCCTGGGCGGCTCTGACAAGCCAGGGGAACCTGCTGATCTGCATTGTATTCTAATCAAC aaccCACATGAATTACAGATCAAGGATCCTGCTCTCAAAGAAGTGATTTGTTACTGCAAAGAAAGTCGTTATCTGGACCAATGGGTGCCTGTGATTAACCTGCCAGAGCGATGA
- the gadd45a.S gene encoding growth arrest and DNA damage inducible alpha S homeolog isoform X1 yields the protein MESVGNALEEVLHEAKLQRTITIGVYEAAKLLNVDPDNVVLCLLATDDKDNQDVALQIHFTLIQAFCCENDINILRVSNMSRLAEILGGSDKPGEPADLHCILINNPHELQIKDPALKEVICYCKESRYLDQWVPVINLPER from the exons ATGGAATCCGTGGGAAATGCATTGGAGGAAGTACTCCATGAAGCCAAACTGCAGAGGACCATCACCATTGGGGTGTACGAGGCTGCAAAACTCCTTAATGT GGACCCAGACAATGTTGTGCTTTGTCTGTTGGCTACTGATGATAAAGACAATCAGGATGTCGCTTTACAGATTCATTTCACCCTGATCCAGGCATTTTGCTGTGAGAATGACATCAACATCCTGAGAGTGAGCAACATGAGTCGGCTGGCCGAGATCCTGGGCGGCTCTGACAAGCCAGGGGAACCTGCTGATCTGCATTGTATTCTAATCAAC aaccCACATGAATTACAGATCAAGGATCCTGCTCTCAAAGAAGTGATTTGTTACTGCAAAGAAAGTCGTTATCTGGACCAATGGGTGCCTGTGATTAACCTGCCAGAGCGATGA